The Haloarcula sp. H-GB4 genome segment GGTCGCCACGTCCTGTGCGTTCTCGGGGATGAACACACGGTCGACGAAGCCCCGTTCGGCCTTTTCAAGCATCACCGCACACTCTACGAGTTCGTCACGGTCGAGCGCGATGACACGGCCCTCGACAGTCTCGCCGAGCTGGTGGCCGGCACGGCCGATGCGCTGGAGCAACGCGGCGACGGATTTGGGCGACCCGACCTGTACGACGAGGTCGATGTGGGGCATGTCGATACCCAGTTCCAGGCTGGTCGAGGTTGTCACTACGTCGAGTGACCCCGCCTTCAGCGACTCCTCGATGTCGCGGCGCTTCTCTTTCGAGAGCGAGCCGTGGTGACAGCCGGAGTTAGATTCGTCGTACTCGTCGAACTTCTCGCGGAGGTTGTGCAGGACGCGTTCGGCCCCCGAGCGCGTGTTCGTGAACACGAGCGTGTTGGTGTGGGAATGGATGTGGTCGTGGAGCTGGGTGTAGAACCGCTCGGTAATGATGTCACGGGGCGTGTTGATGAGGTCGTCGGCCGGACAGGACAGCTCCATATCGAAGTCGCGGGCGAACCGCGTGTCGACGATCTCGTAGTCACGGGGGTCGCCGCCGGGGTCCTCACGGCCGACCAGGAACTCCGCGACGGTGTCGAGCGGCTCGACGGTCGCCGAACAGCCGATGCGCGTCGGCGGTTCCTCGACCATCTCCTCTAGACGCTCCAGCGATACTGAGAGGTGCGTGCCGCGCTTGTTCTCGGCGAGGCTGTGGATCTCGTCGACGATGACGTACTCGATGGTTTCGAGTTTCTGTTTGAACTTCGGCGAGTTCAGGAGAATTGCGAGGGTTTCCGGCGTCGTGTTGAGGATGTGGGGCGTCGTTTCGAGCATCGCCTGCCGCTCGCTGTCGCTGGTATCCCCGTGGCGGATCGCATGGCGGATTTCCACGTCCTCGCCGCACTCGTCGAGTTTGGCCGTGATACCGTCCAGCGGCTGTCCGAGGTTCCGATGGATGTCATTTGCCAGCGACTTCAGCGGCGAAACGTACAAACAGTAGACGGAGTTCTCCAGTTCGTCCTCGCGAGCTTTCCCGAACAGTTCGTTGATGATGCCGGTAAAAGATGCGAGGGTCTTGCCGCTCCCCGTCGGCGCACAGATGAGGGCGTTCTCGCGCTCGTGGATGAGCGGGATGGCCTCCTTCTGTGGCGGGGTGAAGAAGCCGCCGTTACCGGGGACGAACTCACCGAACTGCTCGACCCACCACTCCTGAACGACGGGCGCGAGGCGGTCAAGCACCTCGGCGTCGTCAATGTCGACCGCCTCCGGGTCGAACTCCGGGTCCGTCGCTGCGAGACGCTCGCGTCCTCCCATTGTCGGCTCTTATCGACCAGTAGGACTGCCGTGGCAAGTGGGTTCCGCCATATCGATGGGGAAAACGCCTAAGCGACCGCCGCGTCTGGCCTGGGGCATGGCTGACTCCTTCGACGTACTGACGCCGCTGGTGACGCCGTTCGACGCCGACGGCGAACTCGACGTTACCAGTCTGGAATCGCTGGTCCGGCACGTCTCGGCGGCGGGCGTCGACGGCATCGTTCCCTGCGGGACGACTGGTGAGTTCGAAACCTTGTCGCCACGGGAGTACCGGACCGTCGTCCGAAGCACAACAGAGACAGCGCCCGACGACTGCCGCGTTATTGTCGGGACGGCCGCTACCGACGTGCCGACGGTCCACGAGCGGATGGCGTTCGCCGCCGAACAGGGCGCGGACAGCACGCTAGTCGTACCGTCGTACTACGGCGGGCAGGCGAGCGGAGCAGGCAACGAGGCGTTCTTCGACGCGGTGCTGGCCGACGCGCCGCTGCCCGTCTACCTCTACAACATCCCCGGAGCAGTCGGGCAGAAATTGTCCGTCGAGACGGTCGCCGCGCTTGCCCAGTCCGACGCCGTCGCGGGACTCAAGGACTCCTCGGGCGACCTTCCGTACGTCACCGCGGTCATGAATCAGACCTCTGAGGACTTCACCGTCTACCAGGGCCACGACGGCCTGTTCGTCCCGTCGCTGGTGCTTGGCGGCGACGGTGGCATCAGCGCGCTCTCGCACCTATTGTTCGACGAACTGGAGCAGGCGGGTACTGCCGTCGCAAGCGGCGACGTTGCACAGGCCAGAACAGTCCAGCGGGATGTCCTCTCACCGCTCTCGGACGCGTGTGCCGAGTTCGGCTTCGCGCCCACGGTGAAGGCGTTGCTCGCCGACCGCGGTATCATCGACCACGCGACGGTTCGACCGCCCCGAGACTCGCTCTCGTCGGACGCGATCGCGTCGGTGACCGAACGGCTGGAGTGACTGTTTAGACTCAAATATTCCCGTGAGGTTCCACGAGATTCATTACGCTGGGCGGCAGTGAACGCAATATATGTCGTTGCTGCCCTCCCGCGGTCCCGACACAAGCACCTCACAGGACGGGGAGCTACAGGTCGTCGGGGTCGACGAAGATGTCTCAGCCGTACTCGATGCCCTCTCCTCGGAAACGGCCAGAGAAATACTCAACACGGTGTACGAAGAGCCGGGGACGCCCTCTGAACTAGCCGACCGGCTCGATATGTCGATACAGAAGGTCTCCTATCATCTGGAGAAACTAGAAGACGAGGAACTCATCGCTGTCGCCGGGATCCAATACTCTGAGAAAGGCCAGGAGATGAAGGTGTACGAGCCTCCCGAAGACCCGCTGGTGTTGTTCGTCGGCACACAGGAGCGCAAGCGGTCGCTCCGGTCGCTCATCCGCCGCGTCCTGCCCGTTATCGGTATCCTCACCGCGGCCAGCGTCATGCTGCAACTCCTGCTCGGGCAGTTCCCGATCCAGTTCGGGAGTTCGGGGGCCGGCGGCGATGCGGGAACCGCCGGTGACGGTGCGCAGGGCGGCGGAGACGTTGAGAGTCTGGACACGGCGAACCGGACAGCCTCGACGGCCGAATCCACACCGACCTCGACGGCGTCGGACGACGGTGGGTTCCAGATAGCCGAGGCGACGGAGACACCAGAGGCCACGCAGGCCCCGAGAAGCACTCCGGCTCCAGAGGCTGACACCCCGGTCGCAGCAATGACCGAGGAGGCACGGCAACTAACGACCGACGCCGCGGCCAGTGGCGGCTTCCATATCGAACCCGGCGTGGCCTTCTTCCTCGGTGGGCTGCTGGTCCTGACGCTATACGTCTCGTTCTGGGCGTACAGAAACTACCGCTAAATCGGTCTCCCTATCCAGTCGCTTTAATCCGAGTCGACCTGTTCGGCGACCAGCACGCCGGCCTGCTCGGTAACCATCTCGACAGCTGTCAGCGCGTAGCCGGCATCGGTGAAGGCATCGGCGAGGACGCCGACCGTCGCCGGGTCGTCGACTTCGGGGCTGTAAAACGGTGCGTCGGGATCGTCGTCGCCGAACAGCATCACGTCCCCGAGGACAATGCGCCGCGGCCCCAGGTCGGCGATAGTGTCGATCGCCTCGCGTTTCTCGTCGTCACCGAGGTGGTGCATGGCGAAATTCGATGTGACGATGTTCACTGGGCGGTCGACGTTCGGAGCGCGGAAGCGACCGTCGCCGAAAGAAACGTTCTCCACGCCGCGTTCTTTCGCTTTCTCTTGGGCTTTCTCCAGCATTCCGTCGCTGATATCGCGGCCGATAACCTCCCGTGCATCGGACGCGAGCGCGAACGCAATCGCTCCGGTACCCGTGCCGAGGTCGAGCACTACGTCATCACTCTCGGGGGCCGCGTGGTCAACGACGAAATCGACGCAGGCGCGATACGCCGCCGAATCCTGTTCTTCATCGTACGCGTCGGCGTGGTCGGAGAATCGCTCAGCGTGTTCGTCAAGTGATTTCTTCATACTCGTCACTCGGTGCGGCCGTACAAGTGCTTCCCGCTCCGTTTTGCGGTCTCGGCGTGGGTCCGGTTCGGTAAAAACGCGTTTTGAGCCACAGGTGCGCTTTTGCTATCCCCGGCCGAAGCATGAATTGCGCCGTCGACGGGTGACCTTC includes the following:
- a CDS encoding dihydrodipicolinate synthase family protein, with protein sequence MADSFDVLTPLVTPFDADGELDVTSLESLVRHVSAAGVDGIVPCGTTGEFETLSPREYRTVVRSTTETAPDDCRVIVGTAATDVPTVHERMAFAAEQGADSTLVVPSYYGGQASGAGNEAFFDAVLADAPLPVYLYNIPGAVGQKLSVETVAALAQSDAVAGLKDSSGDLPYVTAVMNQTSEDFTVYQGHDGLFVPSLVLGGDGGISALSHLLFDELEQAGTAVASGDVAQARTVQRDVLSPLSDACAEFGFAPTVKALLADRGIIDHATVRPPRDSLSSDAIASVTERLE
- a CDS encoding class I SAM-dependent methyltransferase, with the protein product MKKSLDEHAERFSDHADAYDEEQDSAAYRACVDFVVDHAAPESDDVVLDLGTGTGAIAFALASDAREVIGRDISDGMLEKAQEKAKERGVENVSFGDGRFRAPNVDRPVNIVTSNFAMHHLGDDEKREAIDTIADLGPRRIVLGDVMLFGDDDPDAPFYSPEVDDPATVGVLADAFTDAGYALTAVEMVTEQAGVLVAEQVDSD
- a CDS encoding winged helix-turn-helix domain-containing protein — its product is MSLLPSRGPDTSTSQDGELQVVGVDEDVSAVLDALSSETAREILNTVYEEPGTPSELADRLDMSIQKVSYHLEKLEDEELIAVAGIQYSEKGQEMKVYEPPEDPLVLFVGTQERKRSLRSLIRRVLPVIGILTAASVMLQLLLGQFPIQFGSSGAGGDAGTAGDGAQGGGDVESLDTANRTASTAESTPTSTASDDGGFQIAEATETPEATQAPRSTPAPEADTPVAAMTEEARQLTTDAAASGGFHIEPGVAFFLGGLLVLTLYVSFWAYRNYR